The following are encoded together in the Salmonella enterica subsp. enterica serovar Choleraesuis genome:
- a CDS encoding indolepyruvate decarboxylase has protein sequence MQAPYCVADYLLDRLAECGIHHLFGVPGDYNLQFLDNVIAHPQVRWVGCTNELNAAYAADGYGRCAGAAALLTTYGVGELSAVNGVAGSYAEQIPVLHIVGSPTTGAQQRGERLHHTLGDGNFGHFSAMSAQISVAQASLRAANACREIDRVLVQMLAESRPGYIELPADVAKVAAFPPQNKLRLNDSQAAPALLEAFRDAVEKQMEQANRVVVLADYQALRYHQQEALAHWLDDIPLPHATLLMGKGLFDETRPGFLGTYCGGASHPSVRETVESADLLLSIGVLLTDTTTGGFTHQLDNRKVIEIQPYAARVGDRWFTGIPMAQSVAMLHHLSRRHGERWSQDTGRPPALPQSTSGALDQHAFWQAIQAFLKPGDIVIADQGTASFGAASLTLPANCTFIVQPLWGSIGFTLPAAFGAQTACPDRRVVLLIGDGAAQLTIQEMSSMLRDGQKPVIVVLNNQGYTVERAIHGPNQRYNDIALWNWTALPQAMSESGQAQCWRVNEPVQLEEVLKGLTSPANLSLVEVMLPKFDVPELLSSITRALEQRNNQAS, from the coding sequence ATGCAAGCCCCTTATTGCGTTGCAGATTATCTACTAGACCGACTCGCAGAATGCGGCATTCACCACCTGTTCGGGGTGCCAGGCGACTACAACCTACAATTTTTAGATAACGTTATTGCCCATCCCCAGGTGCGCTGGGTTGGATGCACTAACGAACTGAATGCCGCCTATGCGGCGGATGGTTATGGCCGCTGCGCAGGCGCGGCGGCATTACTGACAACTTATGGCGTTGGGGAGCTTAGCGCCGTAAATGGCGTGGCCGGGAGCTACGCCGAACAGATTCCGGTGCTGCATATTGTTGGCTCGCCGACCACCGGCGCACAGCAGCGCGGTGAGCGGTTGCACCACACTCTGGGCGACGGCAACTTCGGCCACTTTTCAGCCATGAGCGCGCAGATTAGCGTGGCGCAGGCCTCCCTGCGCGCTGCCAACGCCTGTCGGGAAATCGATAGAGTATTGGTGCAGATGCTGGCTGAGAGCCGCCCGGGTTACATTGAACTCCCGGCAGACGTGGCAAAAGTCGCCGCATTTCCCCCGCAAAATAAATTGCGCCTGAATGACAGTCAGGCGGCTCCGGCACTGCTTGAAGCATTTCGCGATGCGGTTGAAAAACAGATGGAGCAGGCGAATCGGGTCGTGGTGCTGGCCGATTACCAGGCGCTGCGTTATCACCAGCAAGAGGCACTCGCCCACTGGCTGGACGATATTCCTCTGCCGCATGCCACCTTGCTTATGGGCAAGGGATTATTTGATGAAACCCGTCCCGGTTTTCTCGGCACATACTGCGGTGGGGCCAGCCATCCATCGGTACGGGAAACCGTTGAGTCAGCGGATTTACTGTTAAGTATTGGGGTGTTGCTGACAGACACCACTACCGGCGGATTTACTCATCAGCTTGATAATCGCAAAGTGATAGAAATCCAGCCTTATGCTGCCCGGGTCGGCGATCGCTGGTTTACCGGTATTCCCATGGCTCAGTCGGTGGCCATGCTGCATCATTTATCTCGCCGCCATGGAGAACGCTGGAGCCAGGACACCGGCAGGCCTCCGGCTTTGCCGCAAAGTACCAGCGGTGCGCTGGATCAGCATGCCTTCTGGCAGGCGATACAGGCCTTCCTCAAGCCGGGGGATATTGTGATTGCTGACCAGGGAACGGCTTCATTCGGTGCCGCGTCCTTAACGCTCCCCGCTAACTGTACCTTTATCGTCCAGCCGCTGTGGGGATCAATTGGCTTTACGCTGCCCGCCGCGTTTGGTGCACAAACGGCCTGTCCAGACCGGCGCGTCGTGTTGTTGATAGGGGATGGCGCGGCACAGCTGACTATCCAGGAGATGAGCAGCATGCTGCGCGACGGTCAGAAACCGGTGATTGTAGTACTCAATAACCAGGGCTATACCGTCGAGCGCGCCATTCACGGCCCAAACCAGCGTTATAATGATATTGCGCTCTGGAACTGGACGGCGCTGCCCCAGGCAATGAGTGAGTCTGGCCAGGCTCAGTGCTGGCGCGTTAATGAGCCAGTACAGCTGGAAGAGGTATTGAAAGGGCTGACCAGCCCGGCCAATCTGTCTCTGGTGGAGGTGATGCTGCCGAAATTTGATGTGCCGGAGCTACTCTCATCTATCACCCGCGCCCTGGAGCAGCGTAATAATCAGGCCAGTTAA
- the glk gene encoding glucokinase, whose product MTTYALVGDVGGTNTRLALCELESGAIVKAKTYSGLDYPSLEAAVKVYLDEQNIPVEHGCIAIACPITGDWVEMTNHSWAFSIEQMRTGLGLTTLEIINDFTAVSMAIPMLKPEHLEQFGGDKPQENKPVAVFGAGTGLGVAHLVHVDKRWVSLPGEGGHVDFAPNSEEEGIILEALREELGHVSAERVLSGPGLVNLYRAIVKSDGRLPENLKPKDVTERALADSDIDCRRALSLFCVVLGRFGGNLALTMGTFGGVYIAGGIVPRFMEFFKASGFRGGFEDKGRFRSYVENIPVYLITHEQPGLLGAGAHLRQCLGQIL is encoded by the coding sequence ATGACCACGTATGCATTGGTGGGCGACGTTGGCGGAACCAATACCCGTCTGGCGTTATGTGAGCTGGAAAGCGGGGCGATCGTTAAGGCGAAAACTTACTCCGGGCTGGACTATCCCAGCCTGGAAGCGGCGGTAAAAGTCTATCTCGATGAGCAAAATATCCCGGTTGAGCATGGCTGTATCGCTATTGCCTGTCCGATAACCGGTGACTGGGTTGAGATGACCAATCATAGCTGGGCCTTTTCTATCGAGCAGATGCGCACCGGTCTTGGCCTAACCACGCTGGAAATTATCAACGATTTTACCGCCGTTTCGATGGCGATCCCGATGCTGAAACCTGAGCATCTCGAGCAGTTTGGCGGCGATAAGCCGCAGGAAAACAAGCCGGTGGCGGTATTTGGTGCGGGCACCGGGCTTGGCGTTGCTCATCTGGTGCATGTCGATAAGCGCTGGGTAAGCCTGCCGGGTGAGGGCGGTCACGTAGACTTTGCGCCTAATAGCGAAGAGGAAGGCATTATTCTGGAAGCGCTGCGTGAAGAGTTAGGACACGTTTCGGCCGAACGCGTGCTCTCGGGGCCGGGGCTGGTCAATCTTTATCGCGCTATCGTGAAATCAGACGGGCGGCTGCCAGAAAACTTAAAACCGAAAGATGTTACTGAGCGGGCGCTGGCTGACAGTGACATTGACTGCCGCCGCGCGCTGTCGCTGTTTTGCGTAGTGCTGGGGCGTTTCGGCGGCAACCTGGCGCTGACCATGGGAACCTTTGGCGGCGTATACATCGCCGGGGGCATCGTTCCGCGCTTTATGGAGTTCTTTAAGGCTTCCGGTTTCCGCGGCGGTTTTGAAGATAAAGGGCGCTTCAGATCCTACGTGGAAAATATTCCTGTTTATCTCATCACCCATGAACAGCCGGGGCTGTTGGGGGCCGGTGCGCATCTGCGCCAATGCCTGGGGCAGATTCTGTAG
- the ypdB gene encoding transcriptional regulatory protein YpdB: protein MKVIIVEDEVLAQQELSWLVNQHGKMDIVATFEDGLDVLKYLQHHEVDAIFLDINIPSLDGMLLAQNISKFANKPFIIFITAWKEHAVEAFELEAFDYILKPYEESRIESMLNKLYAAWQHRSQPAAAVMQPAAPTTVNLVKDERIIVTNIDDIYYVEAHEKMTFVYTRKESYVMSMNITEFCSRLPENQFFRCHRSYCVNLNKIREIEPWFNNTYILRLRDLDFQVPVSRSKVKAFRQLMRL, encoded by the coding sequence ATGAAAGTCATTATTGTTGAAGATGAAGTGCTGGCGCAGCAAGAGCTGAGCTGGCTGGTTAATCAACATGGGAAAATGGATATCGTCGCCACCTTTGAAGATGGACTGGACGTACTTAAATACCTCCAGCACCACGAGGTAGACGCTATTTTTCTTGATATTAATATTCCGTCGCTGGATGGGATGCTGCTGGCGCAAAACATCAGTAAGTTCGCTAATAAGCCGTTTATTATCTTTATTACCGCGTGGAAAGAGCATGCGGTGGAAGCCTTCGAGCTGGAAGCTTTTGATTACATCCTTAAGCCCTATGAAGAGTCGCGCATCGAGTCGATGCTTAACAAGCTTTACGCCGCCTGGCAGCATCGCAGCCAGCCGGCAGCCGCCGTTATGCAGCCTGCCGCGCCAACAACCGTAAACCTGGTAAAAGATGAGCGTATTATCGTGACCAATATCGACGATATCTATTACGTCGAAGCCCACGAAAAGATGACCTTCGTCTATACCCGCAAAGAGAGCTACGTGATGTCGATGAACATCACCGAGTTTTGCAGCCGCCTGCCGGAAAATCAGTTCTTCCGCTGCCACCGCTCCTATTGCGTCAATCTCAACAAAATCCGCGAAATAGAGCCGTGGTTTAACAACACCTACATTCTGCGGCTGCGTGACCTGGATTTTCAGGTGCCGGTCAGCCGCAGCAAAGTTAAGGCGTTCCGTCAGCTTATGCGGCTGTAA
- the ypdA gene encoding membrane protein, giving the protein MHAIFDMLLAVFDRAALMLICLFFLIRLRLFRALLHKSAHTPRELLAVTALFSLFALFSTWSGVPVEGSLVNVRIIAVMSGGILFGPWVGGITGLIAGAHRYLIDPEGITSIPCLITSIIAGLASGWISRKVPKERHWRAGILGGMICETLTMILVILLAPNTELGIDIVSKIGIPMILGSVCIGFIVLLVQSVEGEKEASAARQAKLALEIANQTLPLFRHVTSDTLRQICDIIRRDIRADAVAITNTNNVLAYVGVGEENYQDNDDGISPTTREAINNGKIIIKNNDEAHRTPQIHSMLVIPLLEKGVVTGTLKIYYCHAHQITSSLQEMAIGLSQIISTQLEVSRAEQLREMANKAELRALQSKINPHFLFNALNAISSSIRLNPDTARQLIFNLSRYLRYNIELKDDEQIDIKKELYQIKDYIAIEQARFGDKLTVIYDIDEEVTCMVPSLLIQPLVENAIVHGIQRTRGKGVVTISVQECGKRVRIAVRDTGPGIDPQVIERVAANEMPGNKIGLLNVHHRVKLLYGEGLHIRRLEPGTEIAFYVPNEHLVRPTPVELLPL; this is encoded by the coding sequence GTGCACGCAATCTTCGATATGCTGCTCGCGGTGTTTGACCGCGCGGCGCTCATGCTCATCTGCCTGTTTTTCCTGATTCGGCTGCGCCTGTTTCGCGCCCTGCTGCACAAAAGCGCCCATACCCCACGCGAGCTGCTGGCTGTCACCGCTCTGTTTTCTCTGTTTGCGCTATTCAGTACCTGGTCTGGCGTGCCGGTGGAAGGGTCGCTGGTGAACGTGCGCATTATCGCCGTGATGTCGGGCGGTATCTTATTTGGGCCATGGGTGGGCGGCATAACCGGGCTGATTGCCGGCGCCCACCGCTATCTCATCGATCCTGAGGGTATTACTTCAATCCCCTGCCTGATAACCAGCATTATCGCCGGGTTGGCGTCTGGATGGATCAGCCGTAAAGTGCCGAAAGAGCGGCATTGGCGGGCTGGGATCCTCGGCGGGATGATCTGCGAAACCCTGACCATGATCCTGGTTATTCTACTGGCGCCAAATACTGAGCTGGGGATCGATATTGTCTCTAAAATCGGCATTCCGATGATTTTAGGCAGCGTTTGTATCGGTTTTATCGTTCTGCTGGTGCAGAGCGTTGAGGGTGAAAAAGAGGCCAGCGCCGCCCGCCAGGCCAAACTGGCGCTGGAGATAGCAAACCAGACCCTGCCTTTATTTCGCCATGTAACCAGCGACACCCTGCGCCAGATTTGCGACATCATCCGCCGCGATATTCGCGCCGATGCGGTCGCCATTACCAATACCAATAACGTGCTGGCCTATGTTGGGGTTGGTGAAGAGAACTATCAGGACAATGACGACGGCATCAGCCCCACTACCCGAGAGGCAATTAATAACGGCAAAATAATCATCAAAAACAATGATGAGGCCCACCGGACACCGCAAATTCACTCGATGCTGGTGATACCCCTGCTGGAGAAAGGCGTGGTGACAGGCACATTGAAGATTTATTACTGCCACGCCCACCAAATCACCTCATCACTGCAAGAAATGGCTATTGGACTGTCGCAAATTATCTCTACGCAGCTTGAGGTTTCTCGCGCCGAGCAGCTGCGGGAAATGGCCAATAAAGCCGAACTGCGCGCCTTGCAAAGCAAGATCAATCCGCATTTCCTGTTTAATGCGCTGAATGCCATTTCATCGTCTATTCGCCTGAATCCAGATACCGCGCGCCAGCTGATTTTCAACCTGTCGCGCTATCTGCGTTATAACATTGAGCTGAAAGATGATGAGCAGATAGATATTAAAAAAGAGCTATATCAGATCAAGGATTACATCGCTATTGAGCAGGCGCGTTTTGGTGACAAGCTCACGGTCATTTATGATATCGATGAGGAAGTTACCTGTATGGTGCCGAGCCTGCTGATCCAGCCTCTGGTCGAAAACGCTATTGTGCACGGGATCCAGCGTACTCGTGGTAAAGGTGTAGTAACCATCAGCGTTCAGGAATGCGGAAAACGGGTACGCATCGCGGTGCGCGATACCGGTCCGGGTATCGATCCGCAGGTGATAGAGCGCGTGGCGGCTAATGAAATGCCGGGTAACAAGATAGGGCTTCTCAATGTGCATCACCGGGTAAAATTACTGTATGGCGAGGGGCTGCATATTCGCAGGCTGGAACCAGGAACGGAAATCGCCTTCTATGTACCCAATGAACACCTGGTACGCCCCACTCCGGTGGAGCTGTTGCCGCTGTAA
- the alaC gene encoding glutamate-pyruvate aminotransferase AlaC, whose product MAEMHSARRFTRIDRLPPYVFNITAELKMAARRRGEDIIDFSMGNPDGATPPHIVEKLCTVAQREDTHGYSTSRGIPRLRRAISRWYQDRYQVNIDPESEAIVTIGSKEGLAHLMLATLDHGDTVLVPNPSYPIHIYGAVIAGAQVRSVPLVEGVDFFTELERAIRESIPKPKMIILGFPSNPTAQCVELPFFEKVVALAKQYDILVVHDLAYADIVYDGWQAPSIMQVPGARDVAVEFFTLSKSYNMAGWRIGFMVGNAELVNALARIKSYHDYGTFTPLQVAAIAALEGDQQCVKDIAAQYKRRRDVLVKGLHEAGWMVEVPKASMYVWAKIPEPYQSMGSLEFAKLLLQEAKVCVSPGVGFGEYGDDHVRFALIENSNRIRQAIRGIKAMFRADGLLAAPTQHATPEVE is encoded by the coding sequence ATGGCCGAAATGCATTCTGCACGTCGCTTTACCCGCATCGACAGACTTCCCCCTTACGTTTTCAATATCACCGCCGAACTGAAAATGGCCGCCCGCCGCCGTGGCGAGGATATTATCGATTTCAGTATGGGGAATCCGGATGGGGCCACACCGCCGCATATCGTTGAAAAATTGTGTACCGTTGCCCAGCGTGAAGATACCCACGGCTACTCCACCTCGCGCGGTATTCCACGGCTGCGGAGGGCAATTTCCCGCTGGTATCAGGACAGATATCAGGTGAATATCGACCCAGAAAGCGAAGCCATTGTGACCATTGGCTCCAAAGAAGGGCTGGCGCACTTAATGCTGGCAACGCTGGACCACGGGGATACGGTGCTGGTGCCTAATCCCAGCTACCCGATTCATATCTACGGTGCGGTCATTGCCGGGGCGCAGGTACGTTCAGTTCCGCTGGTGGAAGGCGTAGATTTCTTCACCGAGCTGGAGCGGGCTATTCGGGAAAGCATCCCCAAGCCGAAAATGATAATCCTCGGATTTCCGTCCAATCCTACTGCCCAGTGCGTAGAGCTGCCGTTTTTTGAGAAAGTTGTGGCGCTGGCAAAGCAGTACGACATCCTGGTGGTACATGATTTAGCCTACGCCGATATCGTTTATGACGGCTGGCAGGCCCCGTCAATTATGCAAGTTCCCGGTGCGCGGGATGTAGCAGTTGAGTTCTTTACCCTGTCCAAGAGCTATAACATGGCCGGATGGCGTATCGGGTTTATGGTTGGGAACGCGGAGCTGGTGAACGCGCTGGCGCGAATTAAAAGCTACCATGATTACGGTACATTTACCCCGCTACAGGTGGCGGCTATCGCTGCTTTAGAAGGCGATCAGCAATGTGTGAAGGACATTGCTGCCCAGTATAAGCGCCGCCGGGATGTGCTGGTGAAAGGGCTGCATGAAGCGGGCTGGATGGTGGAAGTTCCGAAAGCATCCATGTATGTCTGGGCAAAAATTCCTGAACCCTATCAGTCCATGGGATCGCTGGAGTTTGCGAAATTGCTGCTGCAAGAGGCGAAGGTTTGCGTTTCTCCGGGGGTTGGCTTTGGTGAGTATGGCGACGACCACGTTCGCTTTGCGTTGATCGAAAACAGCAATCGGATACGTCAGGCCATCAGGGGCATTAAAGCGATGTTCCGGGCCGATGGGCTACTGGCGGCACCGACGCAACACGCCACGCCTGAGGTGGAGTAG
- a CDS encoding MFS transporter — MPHSSGSRPARGVLDKWNPEDTTFWNQGGQRIARRNLWISIPCLLLSFCVWQLFSTVSVNMPHVGFNFTTDQLFMLTALPALAGAVMRVPYSFVIPIFGGRRWTAFCTIILIIPCLWLGMAVQNPQTPYWVFVVIALMCGVAGANFASSMGNISFFFPKHSQGGALGLNGGLGNLGVSVMQLFAPLVITIALFGGLAGGAQATEEGQPMWLQNAAFLWVPLLIIFAIAAWFGMNDIATARASLSAQLPVLKRLHMWVMALLYLATFGSFIGFSAGFAMLTKTQFPDIVVLHYAFWGPLVGALARPVGGFLSDRFGGARVTLINFVLMVIFAGLIFLTLPVNGQGGSFSAFFAVFMGLFLTAGLGSGSTFQMIAIIIRADTQRRVLAAGGSEADANREAATDSAAALGFISAIGAAGGFFIPKAFGTSLAMTGSAEGALKLFLAFYVVCVVVTWFFYLRKKPASV, encoded by the coding sequence ATGCCGCACTCCTCCGGGTCGCGTCCTGCACGTGGCGTTCTCGATAAATGGAACCCCGAAGACACTACATTCTGGAACCAGGGCGGACAGCGTATTGCGCGCCGTAATCTGTGGATCTCCATCCCCTGCCTGTTGCTTTCATTCTGCGTATGGCAGCTGTTCAGCACCGTTTCAGTCAACATGCCCCACGTAGGATTTAACTTTACGACCGACCAGCTCTTTATGCTGACCGCTTTGCCCGCGCTGGCGGGCGCGGTAATGCGGGTGCCATATTCTTTTGTGATTCCGATTTTTGGCGGCCGACGCTGGACGGCTTTTTGCACCATTATTTTGATAATTCCCTGCCTGTGGCTGGGGATGGCGGTACAAAACCCGCAAACGCCTTATTGGGTGTTTGTCGTTATCGCATTGATGTGCGGCGTGGCGGGGGCTAACTTCGCCTCAAGCATGGGTAATATCAGCTTCTTTTTCCCAAAACATAGCCAGGGCGGCGCACTGGGTCTTAACGGTGGCCTGGGAAATCTTGGCGTTAGCGTCATGCAGCTGTTTGCCCCACTGGTGATAACTATCGCCCTGTTTGGCGGTCTGGCCGGTGGTGCGCAGGCGACTGAGGAAGGGCAGCCTATGTGGCTGCAAAATGCCGCCTTTTTATGGGTGCCTTTGCTGATTATCTTCGCTATTGCCGCCTGGTTTGGCATGAATGATATCGCTACCGCCCGCGCATCGCTCAGCGCTCAGCTGCCGGTGCTCAAACGCCTGCATATGTGGGTAATGGCGCTGCTGTATCTGGCGACTTTCGGCTCGTTTATCGGCTTTAGCGCCGGTTTTGCCATGCTGACCAAAACTCAGTTCCCGGACATTGTGGTGCTTCATTACGCTTTCTGGGGACCGCTGGTTGGCGCTCTGGCCCGTCCGGTGGGAGGGTTCCTGTCTGACCGTTTTGGCGGCGCGCGCGTCACCTTAATTAACTTTGTTCTGATGGTAATTTTTGCCGGGCTGATTTTCCTGACGCTGCCGGTCAATGGACAGGGCGGTTCATTTAGCGCCTTCTTCGCGGTATTCATGGGCCTGTTTCTGACCGCCGGGCTGGGCAGCGGTTCTACTTTCCAGATGATTGCCATCATTATTCGCGCCGATACTCAGCGTCGGGTACTGGCGGCAGGTGGCAGTGAAGCCGATGCTAACCGTGAGGCGGCAACCGATTCTGCGGCAGCTCTTGGGTTTATTTCGGCAATTGGCGCAGCGGGCGGATTTTTTATCCCCAAAGCGTTTGGTACTTCACTGGCGATGACCGGTTCAGCGGAAGGCGCCTTGAAACTCTTCCTGGCCTTTTATGTGGTTTGCGTGGTTGTGACCTGGTTTTTCTATCTGCGAAAAAAACCGGCTAGCGTCTGA